From a single Sphingopyxis sp. DBS4 genomic region:
- the traL gene encoding type IV conjugative transfer system protein TraL → MDRYVIPGKLDEPERIGIWTMDEFVAMAGPFFVGILAQHIIWGICFGILGWWVLRKAKAGRAGSWLLHMAYWYLPSGVMGIRAVPPSYLRLMAG, encoded by the coding sequence ATGGATCGCTATGTGATTCCCGGGAAGCTGGACGAACCCGAACGGATCGGGATCTGGACCATGGACGAATTCGTCGCGATGGCCGGACCCTTTTTTGTCGGGATCCTCGCCCAGCATATCATCTGGGGCATTTGTTTCGGAATCTTGGGTTGGTGGGTCCTTCGGAAAGCAAAAGCAGGACGTGCTGGTTCATGGCTACTGCATATGGCCTATTGGTATCTCCCCAGCGGTGTCATGGGCATCCGGGCCGTTCCGCCTTCATATCTTCGATTGATGGCGGGGTAA
- a CDS encoding lytic transglycosylase domain-containing protein: MRDAFADTATVVQPYPAGPRLTLIDHRGLFRASPKPPTANLPLRSPIIAYPKAASKCAFRTYRPSPVLSRGADRRRQLLYPLVQRAACEANLPVGLMDALVIQESRYNPTAISPKGAFGLGQLMPGTARQLGVDRYSLDGNLRGAARYLSWQLREFGRVDLALAAYNAGPGRVRRVQRIPRIAETQNYVRNILANWQVIESNHLPLGSAQPSRPPIQAIWFRDFRPRAGSGGSD, from the coding sequence ATGCGGGACGCCTTCGCAGACACTGCGACAGTAGTCCAACCATACCCCGCCGGTCCCCGATTGACCCTGATAGATCATCGCGGACTTTTTCGGGCGAGTCCCAAGCCCCCCACGGCGAATCTGCCGTTGCGCTCGCCAATAATTGCCTATCCCAAGGCGGCCAGCAAATGCGCATTCAGGACGTACCGGCCATCGCCGGTCCTGAGCCGGGGCGCCGATCGACGCAGGCAGCTTCTCTACCCCCTTGTCCAACGAGCCGCGTGCGAAGCAAATCTTCCGGTGGGATTGATGGACGCGCTTGTTATTCAGGAGAGTCGCTACAACCCGACTGCGATTAGCCCGAAAGGAGCGTTCGGCCTTGGACAGCTGATGCCTGGCACCGCCCGGCAACTGGGCGTCGATCGCTACAGCCTCGATGGCAACCTTCGTGGTGCTGCACGCTATCTCAGTTGGCAACTGCGGGAATTCGGACGCGTCGACCTCGCGCTAGCGGCATATAACGCTGGTCCAGGGCGAGTTCGTAGAGTGCAGCGGATTCCGCGGATCGCCGAAACTCAGAATTACGTCCGAAATATCCTCGCCAATTGGCAGGTGATTGAGTCCAATCATTTACCGCTGGGATCCGCGCAGCCATCTCGCCCGCCAATACAGGCAATTTGGTTCCGGGATTTTCGGCCTAGAGCCGGTTCTGGTGGCAGCGATTGA
- a CDS encoding TrbC/VirB2 family protein, with protein MSLTKDRGLLAREKVPLLLAVLLLAFVLLAGPAFAGTDTTFDTAFNKFTAFLEGSGGKIITIISLALGLAGMASGRFSLGQIALPVGVGIGVGTGVPIVTSAVTAII; from the coding sequence ATGTCACTGACGAAAGACCGTGGGCTGTTAGCCCGCGAGAAAGTGCCGCTTCTTTTGGCGGTACTACTTCTCGCGTTCGTGCTGCTCGCCGGACCGGCCTTCGCCGGCACCGACACCACCTTCGACACCGCGTTCAACAAATTCACCGCGTTCCTCGAAGGTTCGGGCGGCAAGATCATCACGATCATCTCGCTCGCGCTCGGCCTCGCCGGCATGGCCTCGGGCCGCTTCAGCCTGGGCCAGATCGCTCTTCCCGTCGGCGTCGGCATCGGCGTCGGCACGGGCGTTCCGATCGTCACCTCGGCTGTGACGGCAATCATCTGA